From the Saccharomycodes ludwigii strain NBRC 1722 chromosome I, whole genome shotgun sequence genome, one window contains:
- the VHC1 gene encoding Vhc1p (similar to Saccharomyces cerevisiae YBR235W | VHC1 | Vacuolar protein Homologous to CCC family) — MSSNFYNIPGSHKPSDDSSIISSPLLNPNKKNPISKYTTSENSKNHKSYQSIQRQPSLSYFSANSNSAANRKISSKYDPANPKKDKLGTFDGCFVPTALNVLSILMFLRFGFILGQMGVLGTFALLILSYLIDMLTTLSVSAISTNGTVRGGGAYYMISRCLGPEFGGSIGLIFFLGQILNSGMNVVGIIEPIMYNFGVDNGVMYQILTPGKWHEFLYATLLLAVCFAICMVGSQLVSRAGTILFWLLLMATFSIPISALLMPSFDKHGIVYTGFSFQTLKGNLLPHFTKGAAGSLLPTKEKFNDLFGIFFPATAGIFAGAGMSSELRKPSKSIPKGTIWGLLLTFVCYSLVIISLGATVPRKSLHLDVSIIQTISGCQVLILLGELATSLFSVIVGIVGAAYVLEAISKDRILPGLTIFSEKPITSLLLSWLLTQLCLFSDVNQIATFITMAFLMTFIIMNLACFLLEISSAPNFRPSFNYFDRYTAFTGGILSVAAMFVVDGISAVGIICFLLLLFLFIHYTCPPKTWGDVSQNLIYHQVRKYLLLLKQDNVKYWRPQILLLVDNPRSSWTLIKFCNNLKKGGLYILGHVITVKKANTFQKKYNELTMQKTAWVKVRDYLKIKAFVHIGLGPTLQWGVRNVFLGSGLGGMKPNITVLGLIETGGSMPSMDKNLFDLPDNLPTDECGNEDKITVCQWVQLIEDLSLMESNIAVAKGFYELEIPQENCPANPKKFIDLYPIQMSAKISNGKTSSLTTNFDTYTLILQLGAILNTVPAWQETHTLRCIVFVENEYEKIDEFKRVTNLLNVLRIEAEICVLVLSQFKFYNTIVKGDTIAINQINKLLSGSVWWKDLCEARKRCDISGRRFSFTDKKYTIKKDLRNANTVAALQRFGVSLTMSSNMPTDAAKMAAGKNFDELSATDSDNYNNEEAYSDSESDLMVQSLSSSVGSNTANRSVNSIINKFRDPKRLFPKLTPVFSSEAIPETRVVEDASGDEPSLIPVSEQPNGLVPPPNRKIKPQLSPCQSNESLVQDLKMLSFNNIPRKAQLLILNDLMTQMSGNNHRTNLVFSTLPLPLLRTHEDMKASQEYVDDLNLWLDGLPPTLLINSQSMTVTTAL, encoded by the coding sequence ATGTCATCCAATTTTTACAATATACCTGGATCCCATAAGCCTTCTGATGATTCGTCCATAATATCCTCCCCCTTGCTCAATccgaacaaaaaaaaccctatttcaaaatatacCACATCTGAGAATAGCAAAAACCATAAAAGCTACCAATCTATCCAACGACAACCCTCATTAAGTTACTTTAGTGCAAATTCCAATTCTGCAGCCAATAGGAAAATATCAAGTAAATATGACCCAGCAAACCCCAAAAAGGATAAATTAGGTACATTTGATGGATGCTTTGTTCCTACAGCTTTAAATGttctttctattttaaTGTTTCTTCGTTTTGGGTTTATATTGGGCCAGATGGGTGTGCTAGGAACTTTTGCCCTTTTAATACTATCCTATTTGATAGACATGCTAACAACGCTTTCTGTTAGCGCGATAAGTACAAACGGAACTGTCAGAGGCGGTGGTGCATATTACATGATAAGTAGGTGTTTAGGTCCTGAATTTGGCGGATCCATTGgtctcattttttttttgggccAAATATTGAATAGTGGTATGAACGTGGTTGGTATTATAGAACCAATAATGTATAATTTTGGCGTTGATAATGGCGTGATGTATCAAATATTAACACCAGGAAAATGGCATGAGTTTTTATACGCTACTTTACTTTTAGCCGTTTGTTTTGCCATTTGTATGGTCGGTTCTCAATTAGTTAGTAGAGCAGGTACTATCTTGTTTTGGTTATTGTTGATGGCTACTTTTTCCATTCCCATTAGTGCATTACTAATGCCATCTTTTGATAAACATGGTATTGTGTATACTGGTTTTAGTTTCCAAACTTTAAAGGGCAATCTACTTCCCCATTTTACAAAAGGCGCTGCTGGTTCTCTATTGccaacaaaagaaaaatttaatgacTTGTTTGGGATCTTTTTCCCAGCAACAGCCGGTATTTTTGCTGGCGCAGGTATGAGTAGCGAACTTAGAAAACCATCCAAGAGTATCCCAAAAGGTACTATATGGGGGTTGCTTTTGACTTTTGTTTGCTATTCTTtggttattatttctttggGAGCTACTGTTCCAAGAAAGTCTTTGCACCTAGACGTCTCCATTATTCAAACCATCAGTGGATGCCAAGTGTTAATTTTACTGGGAGAATTGGCCACCTCTTTATTTTCCGTAATTGTGGGTATTGTGGGTGCAGCCTATGTCTTGGAAGCTATTTCAAAGGATAGGATATTACCTGGACTAACAATATTTAGTGAAAAACCGATTACTTCCCTTTTATTATCCTGGCTTCTGACTCAGCTGTGCCTATTTAGTGATGTCAACCAAATTGCGACCTTCATCACCATGGCATTTTTAAtgacttttattattatgaactTAGCATGCTTTTTATTGGAAATTTCATCAGCACCAAATTTTAGACCGAGCTTCAACTATTTTGATAGGTATACTGCATTTACCGGCGGCATTTTGTCTGTTGCAGCAAtgtttgttgttgatggGATCTCTGCAGTAggtattatttgttttttactgttattatttttatttattcactACACTTGCCCTCCTAAAACATGGGGTGATGTATCTCAAAACTTAATCTATCATCAGGTTCGAAAGTATCTACTACTATTGAAGCAAGATAATGTAAAATATTGGAGGCCgcaaattttattattagtagacAACCCTAGGTCAAGCTGGactttaattaaattttgtaataatttgaaaaagggTGGTCTTTATATATTGGGTCATGTGATTACTGTTAAAAAGGCAAatacttttcaaaaaaaatataatgaatTGACGATGCAAAAGACAGCGTGGGTTAAAGTTCGtgattatttgaaaatcaAAGCCTTTGTGCATATTGGACTTGGACCTACGCTACAATGGGGTGTAAGAAATGTATTTTTGGGTTCCGGCTTGGGCGGTATGAAGCCAAATATTACTGTTTTAGGATTAATAGAAACTGGCGGATCAATGCCCTCAATGGATAAGAATTTGTTTGACTTGCCTGATAATTTACCAACAGATGAGTGCGGGAACGAGGATAAAATTACTGTCTGTCAATGGGTCCAATTGATTGAAGATTTGTCGTTAATGGAGAGTAACATTGCAGTAGCCAAGGGATTTTATGAATTGGAAATACCACAGGAAAATTGTCCGGCTAATcccaaaaaatttatagaTTTATATCCGATTCAAATGTCGGCTAAAATTTCAAATGGCAAAACTTCATCTTTAACCACAAATTTTGACACTTACACTTTAATTCTACAACTAGGTGCCATATTGAATACAGTCCCGGCTTGGCAAGAAACACATACTTTACGTTGCATTGTATTTGTTGAAAATGAATATGAGAAAATTGATGAGTTCAAGAGAGTTACCAACTTATTAAATGTACTAAGAATTGAGGCTGAAATTTGTGTTTTAGTATTGTCTCAATTCAAGTTTTATAACACTATTGTTAAGGGCGATACAATCGCTATAAACCAAATAAACAAGCTTTTGTCCGGCAGTGTATGGTGGAAAGATTTATGTGAAGCCAGAAAAAGATGTGATATTTCAGGAAGAAGATTTTCGTTTACTGACAAGAAATACACAATCAAAAAGGATCTGCGCAATGCAAACACCGTGGCCGCATTACAAAGATTTGGTGTTTCATTGACAATGTCGTCCAACATGCCGACCGATGCAGCCAAAATGGCGGCTGGTAAAAACTTTGATGAGTTAAGCGCTACTGACTCTGATAATTACAATAACGAGGAAGCTTACTCTGACTCAGAATCTGATTTGATGGTACAGAGTTTAAGTAGTTCTGTTGGATCAAACACAGCAAATAGAAGTGTGAattctattattaacaaGTTTAGGGATCCTAAACGTTTGTTTCCTAAACTAACACCCGTTTTCTCTTCAGAAGCAATTCCTGAGACAAGAGTTGTAGAAGATGCGTCTGGTGATGAACCGTCCCTAATCCCTGTATCAGAACAACCTAATGGGTTAGTACCACCTCCTAATCGTAAGATCAAGCCACAATTATCACCGTGTCAATCAAATGAAAGCTTAGTGCAAGATTTGAAGAtgctttcttttaataatattcctCGTAAGGCACagttattgattttaaatgatCTAATGACTCAGATGTCAGGAAACAATCATAGAACAAATTTGGTTTTTTCCACATTACCACTACCATTATTAAGGACACATGAAGATATGAAGGCAAGCCAGGAATATGTTGATGATTTGAATTTATGGTTGGATGGATTACCACCTACATTATTGATTAATTCTCAATCTATGACAGTTACCACAGCCCTATAA
- the ABD1 gene encoding mRNA (guanine-N7)-methyltransferase (similar to Saccharomyces cerevisiae YBR236C | ABD1 | methyltransferase) — protein MSIIPPKAPWMSEEEYNKLYGIHSEKETNPDKEKNTSNNDMEKDENKPVIPTKTSGRITKSRKRTNYELEEAKRKKEQEKMIEDQIKQHEIEMTAKKIINVDQVVIDHYNQRTKISKTSKRQYSPIIKLRNFNNAIKYMLIDKYTKSGDVVLELGCGKGGDLKKYANCHISQLIGIDISNESIVEASGRYERSRRSLGYDVVFITGDCFGESLGVAVNPFPECKFPCDVVSAQFCLHYAFETEEKAKITISNITKSLKVGGYFFATIPDSEFIRYKLNKMNKDMEKPAWGNSIYKVRFENNEYIKNGYEFTSPYGQMYTFYLKDAIDNVPEYVIPFETLRSLADEYGMELKLKMSFSEFFAKEIPQWFKRFSPKMREGLQRSDGKYGVEGDEKEIAAYFYAVVCFRKVR, from the coding sequence atgTCTATTATTCCACCAAAAGCCCCTTGGATGAGTGAGGAAGAATACAACAAATTATATGGAATTCATTCTGAAAAGGAAACCAATCctgataaagaaaaaaatacttcAAATAATGATATGGAAAAGgatgaaaataaaccagtaattccaacaaaaacatCAGGTAGGATTACAAAATctagaaaaagaacaaacTATGAGTTAGAAGAAgctaaaaggaaaaaggaacaagaaaaaatgattgAAGATCAAATCAAACAGCACGAAATTGAAATGACGGCCAAGAAAATCATTAATGTTGATCAGGTCGTCATAGACCATTATAACCAACGAACTAAAATCTCTAAAACTTCTAAGCGTCAATACTCTCCTATCATTAAGTTAAGAAATTTTAACAACGCAATCAAATACATGTTGATTGATAAATACACCAAAAGCGGTGATGTTGTTTTGGAACTAGGTTGTGGTAAAGGTGgtgatttgaaaaaatatgcCAACTGCCATATTTCACAGTTAATTGGAATAGATATATCCAATGAATCAATTGTTGAAGCTTCTGGAAGATACGAAAGATCAAGGAGAAGCTTGGGCTACgatgttgtttttataacTGGTGATTGTTTTGGTGAGTCCTTAGGTGTGGCAGTAAACCCATTTCCAGAATGTAAGTTCCCTTGTGATGTTGTTTCCGCTCAATTTTGTTTGCATTATGCTTTTGAAACTGAGGAAAAGGCGAAAATAACAATCTCTAATATCacaaaatcattaaaagTTGGTGGTTATTTCTTTGCAACCATACCTGACTCAGAGTTCATAAGatataaattgaataaGATGAATAAAGATATGGAGAAGCCAGCATGGGGCAATTCCATATATAAAGTTCGCTTTGAAAACAATGAGTATATTAAGAATGGTTATGAATTTACATCTCCTTATGGACAGATGTacactttttatttaaaggaCGCAATAGACAATGTTCCGGAGTACGTGATACCATTTGAAACTTTAAGAAGTTTGGCCGATGAATATGGGATGgagttaaaattaaaaatgagcTTTAGCGAATTTTTTGCAAAGGAAATTCCACAATGGTTTAAGAGGTTTTCACCAAAAATGAGGGAAGGTTTACAAAGAAGTGATGGCAAGTATGGTGTTGAAGGGgatgaaaaggaaatagCAGCATATTTTTATGCTGTTGTCTGTTTCCGTAAGGTACGTTAA